ACCGACCCGCAAGTTCTCGCATTTGCGGTGACGGAAGGTCGCGCAATTCTCACGTTGAACCGAAGAGACTTCAAAAGACTGCATGAGTCGCAACCGGAACATGAAGGCATAATCGTCTGCACTGCTGACCCTGATTTCAGCGGGCAAGCAGCACGGATTCACAACGCGCTGGAACGAACTCCAGATTTGCGAGGTCAGTTAATACGGGTAAATCGTCGCAGTGACTAGCGCAGGCGCCTGCACGGTCAACAATCAAGCGATTTTCAATTCTTCGCTCTCGAACAATTCGCCCTCTTCGCGTGAATAATCGGCAAATCCAGTGGCAATGGTTTGACAATCCCCTGGCGCAATCCCAAGATACGGGGGGTTCGCAGCGACGGGGAATTCCCGCAATATTCGGCCTGCCAGAGCGAATACCTGGTGAACATCTAGCAACTGGGAATTCGTTCCTCACGAAAGGGGCGGAAAATGAGCACCATGTATCTGATTTGCGCCGTCATCGGCGGTTCGGTCTTCGTCATTCAATTTCTGTTGACGCTGATCGGCATCGGTGGCGAAGCGTTTGACTTTGAGTCAGACCTGCCGGACGATCTTGATTTGCCAGACGACGCCGATCTTTCGGCGACGGCGCACGGTTCAACTTGGTTATTCGGCGTGCTGTCATTCAAGACGGTCGTCGCCGCATTCGCCTTTTTTGGAATCGCCGGCCTAGCGGCCGAAGCGGCCAACATCGGCAGCGCCGCATCGCTGGTGGTCGCGATCATCTTTGGCTTGGCGGCGATGTACGTCGTCCACTGGGTGATGCTGTTCATCTATCGCTTAGGCGTCGACGGCACCACCAAAATTGCCGATGCGGTTGGTCTGTCGGCCAAGGTCTACGTGCCGATCCCCGGTGAAAATCTGGGACAAGGCAAGATCCAAATGAAGCTGAATGATCAGATCGTTGAATACGCGGCGATGACTGCTGAGTCTGAAAAACTGTCGACCGGCACGCCGGTTCGCGTGATCCGGGTCATCGACGATTCGACTCTGGAAGTCGCCCGTTTGTCGGCATAGTCGTTAATTCTGTCACTACCTGCGTTAGCGCAACTTCTGCGCGGCGCTTTTCGTCGGCGAGATCCTCTCGCGCCGCATGCGGCAACCTACAACTACTTAGGCACGAAGTCCACCCACACGATCGGAACGCCCATCATGCTTCATACGTCACCACTTTTTTCCGCCATCTTTGGCGTCTCTGACGGCCTGTTTTGGGTTCTCGTCGGCGTAGCGCTGTTCGTGATGTTCGTATTCTCGACGATGATTTTCATCGCGAAACAATACAAACGCTGTCCTTCGAACCGCGTGCTGGTCATCTACGGTCGCACCGGTAAAGGGAGCGCCGCCAGAACGGTCCACGGCGGCGCCTCGCTGGTGATTCCGCTGCTGCAAGACTACGCCTATCTCAGTCTCGAACCGGTGCAGATCGACATTCCGCTCCGCGGCGCCTTGTCGTCCGAAAACATCCGCGTCAACGTACCGAGTTGCTTCACCGTCGCGATCGGCACTTCGCCCGGCGTGATGGACAATGCGGCCGTTCGTTTGCTAGGCCTGACCGTGGGCGAAATTCGCAAGCATTCCGAAGAATTGATCTTCGGTCAGTTGCGTCAGGTCATCGCGTCGATGCGGATTGAAGAAATCAACCGCGACCGCGACAAGCTGCTCGAACATATTCAATCGTCGCTGGAGCCGGAGTTGAACAAGATCGGTTTGATCTTGATCAACGTGAACATTACCGACATCACTGACGAGTCTGGCTACATCGACGCGATCGGCCAAAAAGCGGCTTCGCTGGCGATTCAAAATGCCCGCGGTGACGTCGCCGAAAACTTGAAGATGGGTGAAATTCGGGTCGCGGAAGCGGACAGAGCCAAATTGGTTTCGGTCGCACTGGCCCAAAAGGAACAGATCATCGGCACCCGCGAAGCGGAACGGGATCAGTCGATTCGCGTCGCCGAAATGCAGAAAGAACAGACGATCGGCGAACGAACCGCCGAGTTCGAACGCGAAGCCCAGGTCAAGAACGCCGAGCGTGACAAGCGCGTTCGCATCGCCGACGCCGACGCGACCGCGATCGAAGGAGAAAACCTCTCGAACGCCAAGATCGCCGCCTCGCAAGCCGCGCTGGCCGTGAAGCGGGCCGAAGCGTATCAAACCGGCGAAACGCGCAAAAAAGAAGCGGAAGCGGCGGTGCTCGAAGCCCAAAACCGCGCCATGGCCAAAGCGGCTCTCGCCGAAGCGGAGCGGGTGGAAGCCGAGAAACGGGCGTTGCTAGAAGCTCCCGCGAAAGCCGAAAAAGCGAAGATGGAAGTCGACGCGGCGGCCGAAGCGTCGAAACGACGCATCCTGGCCCAAGCCGACGCCGATGCGATCTACGCCAAGTTAGAAGCCGAAGCTCGCGGCGAATACGAGAAGTTGGCCAAGAAGGGGGAAGGCCTCAAACAGATCGTCCAAGCGTGTGGAAGCTCGAAAGAAGCGTTCCAACTCATGTTGCTCGAACATCTCGACAGCTTGGCCGAATCGTCGGCCAAAGCGATCTCGAACATCAAGTTCGACAAGGTCGTCGTCTGGGAAGGAGGCGGCGCCAAAGATGGCCGCTCCAGCACCGCCGACTGGCTCAGCGGCATGGCCAAAACCTTGCCCCCGATGATGCAAGTGCTAAAAGACATCGGAGGCGTCGAACTGCCCGAAGCGTTCATCCGCTACGCCGAAGATGGCCCCGAAGGCCTGGCCAAATCGGTGGAGTCGAACGGCGCGGTCGCGACCGAGGAGAAGCCGGAAACGGAGGAAGAAGACGCGTAAGCGTTTTCTCATTTCCAGAGAACAATCCAACGCAGCCGCTTTATCCAAAAACGGCTGCGTTTTTTGTGCGCACCACGAAAAAAAGAGGATCGCGAAAAAGAGGGTCAGACCCCAATTTTGCAGCAAAATTGGGGTCTGACCCTCTTTTTCGCTTGCCCCCCTTTTCGCTGCCTAGCTCAAGCATCTGCGGACGGAGACAAGCCAACCGAGTCGCTCGACTTCGTACTGGGCTGAACTGGCAGGTCTCTCCTGCTTGTTGGGTTTCTCTTCGCTACGCCCAACCTCCAAGATCTTGGAGCCCTTGGGCCCAAAAATTGTCTCTCGACAAAGCGCACGGATCCATGGTCGATTACGTTCGGCATGCGGGCACTTCCCGCGGCGATTCTGGCTCTGGGATGAGCCGCGAAATCGGCCAGGCTGGCCGGGTTTTCTGATCTTCGAAAATTCGTGACCTAGGTCGCGTTGGCGATCGAAGTGCGCGCTGGCGGACCGTTCAGAAAAATACGATGCGGTCCGGGGACCACTCAAAAAAAACGTCGCAGCCTCAGTCCACTCTTCCATCCAGAAAAAAATGGTCCGGTCCTGTCCAACCTTTGGCGATGGCATCTAAATTGCGCAACTTAACCCAGAGGCAAGATGAGGCAGTTCACCCAAAAAATGAATGCGGTCCAGTCCGACCGGCGAAAAAAAGAGTCCGGTCCTGTCCAACCTTTGGCGACGGCTTCAAAATTACGCAACTTAACACGCCGGTAAGAAGGGGCTGTTCGATAAAAAAATGAATGCGGTCCTGTCCAATTGCTTTCCCTCGCTCGCGCGTTTTGAAGTTCCGCTTTTTCATCGGTTGGCCGCGATAGCTCCGCTATCGGGGCGGCGCAGCCGTAAGAGGCAATGGTTCTCGGTATGCAGTTCGGGGCCATTTCGCCATTTCAAACGGCGCGGCGACCACGGCTCGATGCCTCTTACCGACTTCGTCGGCCCCGATAGCGGAGCCAACCGGACGTGGTTTGGCAAAATAGCACAACTTCAAACCTCGCGCGGCGGATAGGGATGAAGAATATTGGAAAAATTTTTTCGCTCTGGGACCAATCGTGTCACAGCCCTGGGCGATGCTATATCCGTCGCAGCAATGCGGTCGCAAGAAGTGAAAAATTGGCCCCTCGGTGAAGAAGGATATTTCCCATGATTCAGCACGAAGCTCTCCTCTCCCCTGCCCCGCTGTTCGATGACGCTTTGGCCGTGACTGCGGCGCCGTTTGACGAAAGTTGTTTGGATGATCTGTTTGAGGGCGCGATGGTTGATCCGCGTCCTTACCAATTGCGGATCGCGTCGAAAGCGATCTCCGCGTTTGAAGAACATCGGGCCGATCCGTTTCATGAACTTTCCGCGTCGGCGGCGTCGGTGTTGGTCGAAAGTCCTACCGGCAGCGGCAAGACGGTCATGGGATTGGGGATCGCTCAGTGGATGCAAAAACATTATGGCCTGAGTATCGGCTGGGTTTCGATGCGACGCAATCTGCTGCAGCAAGCCCAGGAAGAAAACCTGCGTAGGGGGTTTGACGTCAAGCTTGAACTCATTTCGATGTTCGACAAAAACCCGCCCAAAGTCGACATGCTGATTGTCGACGAAGCGCAGCACGACGCCGCCAGCAGTATGGCCAATCTGCATTGCTCAGTCCGCCCGCAATACATTTTGGGGCTCACCGCGACCCCGTTTCGCAGCGATCGCGTGAAGCTTTGTTTTGACACGGTGATCAAAGACGCCGGGATTCACCAGCTGATTCAAGATGACTATCTGAGCCGGTTTCACCACTTCACGATCCCCGAATATACGCCGGAAGCGGTCGCCGAACATTATGCCCGCAGCCCGCTGCATTGGGGCAAGTCGATCATGTTCTTCCATCGTCGCCAGCAATGCGACGTCGCCCAAACCGCACTAGCGGCGCACGGGATTCGCAGCGAAGTGGTCACTGCGACCAGTGATCGTGAACGTCAGTTGAACGACTTTGTCGCCGGCCGCGTGCAAGTGCTGATCAACATGAGCATTTTGACCGAAGGGTTCGATTGTCCTGATTTGCAAACGGTCTTTTGTCGACCTTCGAGCCGCGCCTGCACGATTCAGATGTGCGGCCGGGTTTTTCGCAAACATGCGGCTCATCCTTTCAAGCAGATCGTGCAGTGCCGCAACACGCCGCACCCGATCTTGAAAACGGCGACCGCCGCCGAGCAATACGTTTGGAACGGCGAGATGTGGCGCAGTTTGAAGATGAATCGCGAAATCAGCAAGATCAGCACGCGTACGCGACAGTTGATCGCCGGCGCCGAAGTCAAGCTGCCGAAACTGGTCGCCGCGGCTCGCACCTCGAAACCCTTTTGGCAGCAAGTTCGCGAAAGCTTTTAGTCAGTTAATCACGTTACAGATCGATCCACTTTCTCAAACCCATGCACGGGAGATGACGCGATGAAATGGAACTTCGAATACGGAAATGCCCGGATTAAAGATTTTCAAGTCGCCGCCGAGCGTGACCAGCGCAGCGGCAAAGTTCACGTCAAATCGATCGAGTTGCAGGGGGAGAAGCTGACGCCGACTCCCCGGTTTTGGCGGTCGATGTTCATCCGCTTCGGCTTTTCGGAGAGCGTCTTTCGCTACTTCGATCACGGCGAAGTTTTTCAGCGGATCGCGGCGCGGACTCCCAGCGATACGGTCCGTTTTTGCGTCGAACGGTCTGAGAAGGGAAATCCTCGCTTGCTATCGGTCAGCAATCCCAAACGCCCGGTGATTACGCATGACGAGGTGATCGACCTGGTCGATCGCTATAACGGCGACGACGTCGACTATAGCAACGGCATGATCACCAGCACGCATCGTCCGCGCAGCGGCGACTGCACGTTTGAAATCGGCGGCGATCATTTCAAACATCGGTTTGTGATGGAAACGCCGATCGACGGTTTCAGTCAGCCGCGGATTTTCCTTTCGTTTTTGCGGATGGTCTGCTCCAACGGTGCGATCGGTTATAGCCGCGCATTTCGCAGCGACGTCAGCTTGGGCAAAGACATCGGGCACTGCATTAGCCGCGCGCTCGACAGCTATGATAACGGCGAAGGCTACGCCGCGCTGCGGCAACGGTTTGAAAGTGCGCAAACCTCTTGGGCTTCGCTGCACGAGTGCAATTCACTCTACAAGATCTTGTGCAAATTTGAGCGCAGCAAATCGTTCTCGGCCGAGAGCGTGATGCCGGACTTCCACATAATGACAGGGCGTCTGCACGAACTGTATGGAATGGCGAATCTGGACGCTTTGAGCGAGAAACGGCAACGCATTTTGCCAGCGAAATGTCGGATTTACGATCTGGTCAATTTCGCCAGCGAGGTCGCGACGCACCACAGCGACGCCGACGCCAATCGTAGTCTGCAGGCCTATATCGGTAGCCTGATCTCCGACGAATACGACATGGAAGGGACGGCGGTCGAGTCGACCGAGTTCGCCGATCTGCTGCTGGGCGAGTCGGCCGCGGCCCTCAATTAGCCGCGCGACCGTTGCCGACCGGTACAGCGGCGGGTTACACTGCCAGTTCGCTCTTACCGCGTGAAGCGATTCGCAACTTCGTTCACGGAAGAACTGGGCCGGTGGCACGCAACGAACAACTGATCCGTCAGCACAAGATTCTGCAGATACTCGAACATTCGCGTTACGGGTATCTGCTGGAAGAGATCCGCGATGATCTGGTCAACCAATTGGGCCTGACGTCGCTGCACGTCCGCACGGTTCGCCGTGATCTAGAAGCGCTGCAAGCGGCCGGAGTCGACGTTGACTCGCACGAGTCGCCCCGCGGGCGCGTTTGGAAGATGGGAACCGGCGCTCGGGGGATGCACAAGATCAACGCATCGGCGACCGAGTTGATCGCGCTGTCACTCGGGCGAGACCTGATGTTGCCGCTGGCCGGCACGCCGTTTTGGGTCGGTATCGAATCGTTCTGGAACAAGATCAAAGAAGAACTGCCTGACGGGATCTGGGACCACTATCAAAAGTTTCGCCAGGTGCTGCACGTCAGCGGCGTCACCCCCAAGTCGTACAAAGATCAAGAAGGCGTTCTGAAAACGATCAATCGAGCGATCCAGCAACATCGCGTCGTGCAGATTTCGTATCAGACGCTCGGTCAACCCAAACCGAAAGAACGCGAAATCGAACCGTACGGCGTGGTCCTCTATCAATCGAGCATCTACATCGTCGCGGCGGCGCGCGAAATTGAAGATCTGGAAACGCGCGTGCGGCACTGGAAGCTCGACCGTTTTAAGAAAGCCGAAGCGCTCGACGCCTATTTCAAGCCGCCGAAAGACTTTGATCTCGAACAACACTTGGCGCAGTCGATCGGCATCTTCGCTTCGGAGAAGCCGCAGAACTTCAAGATCCGGATCAGCAGTTTCGCCGCGGCTTGGGTTCGCGAAGATCCCTGGCACCCAGAACAAAAGATCGAATCGCAAGCAGACGGCAGCGTCATCCTGACGGTCAAAGCGGCGAATGACTTGGAGATCATCCCCCGCGTGCTGGCGCTGGGCGCTGAAGCGGAAGTGTTGTCGCCTGCTTCGTGCCGCAAAGCGGTCGCCGAACGGGTCAAACGTTTGGCGGAGATTTACAAGATCGATTGAGACTTCCAGACGACAACGCCATTTTCGTCGGGCAAGATGCGCTGTTCTTCGGTCAGCTTGTCGGGATGTGCATAGAGGTAAGTCGTTGCGCTGATCTCTTGCCCGTCAAACGTTTCGCACCGTAATTCCTCACGGCCGTACAGCCGCGGGTAATCTTCGATCTCGTCGAGCGCCTTGATCACGCTGGCGGCGTCACGATGCTTGAAAATCCAAAGCTCACCTTGGATGCGGTCTTCGCCGTGCGCCAGCCCCGGGTATTCGCCCAGTTCATAAAGACGACCTTGCGTGAACGCGGTGACCACCGTGAGCGGCCGAGCAGGCCAAAATTTTTCGCGCTCTTCGCCCCGTTTCAAAGTTCCATATGCGAAGAAGGGGGTGATTTCGTGGGCCATTATTTGAACAGCGTGGGGGATTGGGACTTGGTTCGTTTACGAGTTTTGGGGGGCGTCGCCGGCGCTTCGATCGGCATGTCGTTCAGCGAAAGAATC
The nucleotide sequence above comes from Blastopirellula sp. J2-11. Encoded proteins:
- a CDS encoding DUF932 domain-containing protein, translated to MKWNFEYGNARIKDFQVAAERDQRSGKVHVKSIELQGEKLTPTPRFWRSMFIRFGFSESVFRYFDHGEVFQRIAARTPSDTVRFCVERSEKGNPRLLSVSNPKRPVITHDEVIDLVDRYNGDDVDYSNGMITSTHRPRSGDCTFEIGGDHFKHRFVMETPIDGFSQPRIFLSFLRMVCSNGAIGYSRAFRSDVSLGKDIGHCISRALDSYDNGEGYAALRQRFESAQTSWASLHECNSLYKILCKFERSKSFSAESVMPDFHIMTGRLHELYGMANLDALSEKRQRILPAKCRIYDLVNFASEVATHHSDADANRSLQAYIGSLISDEYDMEGTAVESTEFADLLLGESAAALN
- a CDS encoding helix-turn-helix transcriptional regulator; translation: MARNEQLIRQHKILQILEHSRYGYLLEEIRDDLVNQLGLTSLHVRTVRRDLEALQAAGVDVDSHESPRGRVWKMGTGARGMHKINASATELIALSLGRDLMLPLAGTPFWVGIESFWNKIKEELPDGIWDHYQKFRQVLHVSGVTPKSYKDQEGVLKTINRAIQQHRVVQISYQTLGQPKPKEREIEPYGVVLYQSSIYIVAAAREIEDLETRVRHWKLDRFKKAEALDAYFKPPKDFDLEQHLAQSIGIFASEKPQNFKIRISSFAAAWVREDPWHPEQKIESQADGSVILTVKAANDLEIIPRVLALGAEAEVLSPASCRKAVAERVKRLAEIYKID
- a CDS encoding DEAD/DEAH box helicase — translated: MIQHEALLSPAPLFDDALAVTAAPFDESCLDDLFEGAMVDPRPYQLRIASKAISAFEEHRADPFHELSASAASVLVESPTGSGKTVMGLGIAQWMQKHYGLSIGWVSMRRNLLQQAQEENLRRGFDVKLELISMFDKNPPKVDMLIVDEAQHDAASSMANLHCSVRPQYILGLTATPFRSDRVKLCFDTVIKDAGIHQLIQDDYLSRFHHFTIPEYTPEAVAEHYARSPLHWGKSIMFFHRRQQCDVAQTALAAHGIRSEVVTATSDRERQLNDFVAGRVQVLINMSILTEGFDCPDLQTVFCRPSSRACTIQMCGRVFRKHAAHPFKQIVQCRNTPHPILKTATAAEQYVWNGEMWRSLKMNREISKISTRTRQLIAGAEVKLPKLVAAARTSKPFWQQVRESF
- a CDS encoding flotillin family protein gives rise to the protein MLHTSPLFSAIFGVSDGLFWVLVGVALFVMFVFSTMIFIAKQYKRCPSNRVLVIYGRTGKGSAARTVHGGASLVIPLLQDYAYLSLEPVQIDIPLRGALSSENIRVNVPSCFTVAIGTSPGVMDNAAVRLLGLTVGEIRKHSEELIFGQLRQVIASMRIEEINRDRDKLLEHIQSSLEPELNKIGLILINVNITDITDESGYIDAIGQKAASLAIQNARGDVAENLKMGEIRVAEADRAKLVSVALAQKEQIIGTREAERDQSIRVAEMQKEQTIGERTAEFEREAQVKNAERDKRVRIADADATAIEGENLSNAKIAASQAALAVKRAEAYQTGETRKKEAEAAVLEAQNRAMAKAALAEAERVEAEKRALLEAPAKAEKAKMEVDAAAEASKRRILAQADADAIYAKLEAEARGEYEKLAKKGEGLKQIVQACGSSKEAFQLMLLEHLDSLAESSAKAISNIKFDKVVVWEGGGAKDGRSSTADWLSGMAKTLPPMMQVLKDIGGVELPEAFIRYAEDGPEGLAKSVESNGAVATEEKPETEEEDA
- a CDS encoding gamma-glutamylcyclotransferase; translated protein: MAHEITPFFAYGTLKRGEEREKFWPARPLTVVTAFTQGRLYELGEYPGLAHGEDRIQGELWIFKHRDAASVIKALDEIEDYPRLYGREELRCETFDGQEISATTYLYAHPDKLTEEQRILPDENGVVVWKSQSIL
- a CDS encoding DUF5615 family PIN-like protein, with amino-acid sequence MARLYSNENFPIPVVLELRRLGHDIVTIQDRGRDNEAATDPQVLAFAVTEGRAILTLNRRDFKRLHESQPEHEGIIVCTADPDFSGQAARIHNALERTPDLRGQLIRVNRRSD